Proteins encoded in a region of the Strix aluco isolate bStrAlu1 chromosome 26, bStrAlu1.hap1, whole genome shotgun sequence genome:
- the LOC141915619 gene encoding membrane progestin receptor alpha-like isoform X2 → MVILRGRDLEFSCIMATVVTEKLSRLFINVRQVPALLAPLSPSTVSSSEVPKVFWKPYIHTGYRPVQQTWRYYFSTLFQQHNEAINVWTHLVAALILLLRFQQLSQRVDFGQDPHAQPLLIIIAASITYLTFSTLAHLLQAKSEFWHYSFFFMDYVGVAIYQYGSALGHYYYTIEPSWHEKIKGFYMPAAVLLAWLSCAGSCYAKYQYHQSARLLSRLCQELPSGLAYVLDISPVVHRIYTAPPSEQADPALLYHKCQVLFFLIGAFFFSHPYPEKWFPGKCHFFGQSHQIFHVCLVLCTLAQIEAVVLDYESRRQIYSALQGDLAHNFSALCLFTVTCSVLTATYMARKVKNKLSFKEE, encoded by the exons ATG GTCATTCTGCGCGGCAGGGATCTAGAGTTCAGCTGCATCATGGCAACGGTCGTCACCGAAAAGCTCAGCCGCCTCTTCATTAACGTGCGGCAGGTCCCTGCGCTGCTggcccccctctctccctccaccGTCAGCAGTTCGGAGGTGCCAAAGGTTTTCTGGAAGCCCTACATCCACACCGGCTACCGGCCCGTGCAGCAGACCTGGCGTTATTACTTCTCGACGCTCTTCCAGCAGCACAACGAAGCCATCAACGTCTGGACCCACCTGGTGGCAGCGCTGATCCTGCTGCTGCGGTTCCAGCAGCTCTCGCAGCGGGTGGATTTTGGGCAGGACCCGCACGCCCAACCCCTCCTCATCATCATCGCGGCGTCCATCACCTACCTGACGTTCAGCACCCTCGCTCACCTTCTGCAGGCGAAATCTGAGTTCTGGCACTACAGCTTCTTCTTCATGGACTACGTGGGGGTCGCCATTTACCAGTACGGCAGCGCTCTGGGACACTACTACTACACCATCGAGCCAAGCTGGCACGAGAAGATCAAGGGGTTTTACATGCCGGCGGCTGTCCTGTTAGCGTGGCTGTCCTGCGCCGGTTCCTGCTACGCCAAGTACCAGTACCACCAGTCCGCTCGCCTTCTGAGCCGGCTCTGCCAGGAGCTGCCCTCCGGCCTGGCCTACGTGCTGGACATCAGCCCCGTGGTCCACCGCATCTACACCGCCCCGCCCTCCGAGCAGGCTGACCCGGCCCTTCTCTATCACAAATGCCAGGTGCTGTTTTTCCTTattggtgccttttttttctcGCACCCTTACCCCGAGAAGTGGTTCCCTGGGAAATGTCACTTTTTCGGGCAGAGCCATCAAATTTTTCACGTGTGCCTGGTGCTCTGCACGCTGGCGCAGATCGAGGCGGTGGTGTTGGACTATGAGTCCAGGCGACAGATCTATTCCGCTCTCCAGGGTGATTTGGCGCACAACTTCTCTGCCCTGTGCCTCTTCACTGTGACCTGCTCTGTCCTCACAGCCACTTACATGGCCCGGAAGGTGAAGAACAAGCTGAGCTTCAAAGAAGAGTAA
- the LOC141915619 gene encoding membrane progestin receptor alpha-like isoform X3, with the protein MATVVTEKLSRLFINVRQVPALLAPLSPSTVSSSEVPKVFWKPYIHTGYRPVQQTWRYYFSTLFQQHNEAINVWTHLVAALILLLRFQQLSQRVDFGQDPHAQPLLIIIAASITYLTFSTLAHLLQAKSEFWHYSFFFMDYVGVAIYQYGSALGHYYYTIEPSWHEKIKGFYMPAAVLLAWLSCAGSCYAKYQYHQSARLLSRLCQELPSGLAYVLDISPVVHRIYTAPPSEQADPALLYHKCQVLFFLIGAFFFSHPYPEKWFPGKCHFFGQSHQIFHVCLVLCTLAQIEAVVLDYESRRQIYSALQGDLAHNFSALCLFTVTCSVLTATYMARKVKNKLSFKEE; encoded by the coding sequence ATGGCAACGGTCGTCACCGAAAAGCTCAGCCGCCTCTTCATTAACGTGCGGCAGGTCCCTGCGCTGCTggcccccctctctccctccaccGTCAGCAGTTCGGAGGTGCCAAAGGTTTTCTGGAAGCCCTACATCCACACCGGCTACCGGCCCGTGCAGCAGACCTGGCGTTATTACTTCTCGACGCTCTTCCAGCAGCACAACGAAGCCATCAACGTCTGGACCCACCTGGTGGCAGCGCTGATCCTGCTGCTGCGGTTCCAGCAGCTCTCGCAGCGGGTGGATTTTGGGCAGGACCCGCACGCCCAACCCCTCCTCATCATCATCGCGGCGTCCATCACCTACCTGACGTTCAGCACCCTCGCTCACCTTCTGCAGGCGAAATCTGAGTTCTGGCACTACAGCTTCTTCTTCATGGACTACGTGGGGGTCGCCATTTACCAGTACGGCAGCGCTCTGGGACACTACTACTACACCATCGAGCCAAGCTGGCACGAGAAGATCAAGGGGTTTTACATGCCGGCGGCTGTCCTGTTAGCGTGGCTGTCCTGCGCCGGTTCCTGCTACGCCAAGTACCAGTACCACCAGTCCGCTCGCCTTCTGAGCCGGCTCTGCCAGGAGCTGCCCTCCGGCCTGGCCTACGTGCTGGACATCAGCCCCGTGGTCCACCGCATCTACACCGCCCCGCCCTCCGAGCAGGCTGACCCGGCCCTTCTCTATCACAAATGCCAGGTGCTGTTTTTCCTTattggtgccttttttttctcGCACCCTTACCCCGAGAAGTGGTTCCCTGGGAAATGTCACTTTTTCGGGCAGAGCCATCAAATTTTTCACGTGTGCCTGGTGCTCTGCACGCTGGCGCAGATCGAGGCGGTGGTGTTGGACTATGAGTCCAGGCGACAGATCTATTCCGCTCTCCAGGGTGATTTGGCGCACAACTTCTCTGCCCTGTGCCTCTTCACTGTGACCTGCTCTGTCCTCACAGCCACTTACATGGCCCGGAAGGTGAAGAACAAGCTGAGCTTCAAAGAAGAGTAA